The following are from one region of the Sphingomonas sp. J315 genome:
- the rpsA gene encoding 30S ribosomal protein S1, translating into MASTANPTRDDFAALLDQTLGGAESFEGRVVIGTVTGIENDLAVIDVGLKSEGRVPLREFAAPGQKADLKVGDEVQVYVDRVENANGEAMLSRDRARREAAWDTLELEFSQGNRVEGVIFGRVKGGFTVDLSGAVAFLPGSQVDIRPVRDVQPLMDLPQPFQILKMDRKRGNIVVSRRAVLEENRAEQRSGLILSLAEGQVIDGVVKNITDYGAFVDLGGIDGLLHVTDLSYKRVNHPSEVLNIGDTVKVQIIRINRDTQRISLGMKQLESDPWDGAGSKYPVGAKLTGRVTNITEYGAFVELEAGIEGLVHVSEMSWTKKNVHPGKIVSTSQEVDVMVLEVDQDKRRISLGLKQAQQNPWEAFAAAHPVGTEVEGEVKNATEFGLFIGLDNDVDGMVHMSDIAWGISGEDALALHRKGEMVKAVVLAVEPDKERISLGMKQLERGGVPTPAAGGAGSRVNKNEVVTVTVLEVRDAGLEVQVGDDGVTGFIKRTDLGRDRDEQRPERFQVGQKFDAMVTGLDRSKKPTFSVKAMQIAEEKQAVAQYGSSDSGASLGDILGEALKAREEKK; encoded by the coding sequence ATGGCCTCTACGGCAAACCCCACGCGCGACGATTTCGCCGCGCTTCTCGACCAGACGCTCGGCGGCGCAGAAAGCTTTGAAGGCCGCGTTGTCATCGGCACCGTCACCGGCATCGAAAACGATCTCGCCGTCATCGACGTGGGCCTCAAGAGCGAAGGCCGCGTGCCGCTGCGCGAATTCGCAGCGCCGGGCCAGAAGGCCGACCTGAAGGTCGGCGACGAAGTCCAGGTCTATGTCGACCGCGTCGAGAATGCGAACGGCGAAGCGATGCTCAGCCGCGACCGCGCCCGCCGCGAAGCCGCATGGGACACGCTGGAGCTCGAATTCAGCCAGGGCAACCGCGTCGAGGGCGTGATCTTCGGCCGCGTCAAGGGCGGCTTCACTGTCGACCTGTCGGGCGCCGTGGCGTTCCTGCCGGGTTCGCAGGTCGATATCCGTCCGGTCCGCGACGTTCAGCCGCTGATGGACCTGCCGCAGCCCTTCCAGATCCTGAAGATGGACCGCAAGCGCGGCAACATCGTCGTGTCGCGTCGCGCCGTCCTCGAAGAGAACCGCGCCGAGCAGCGTTCGGGCCTGATCCTGAGCCTCGCCGAGGGTCAGGTGATCGACGGCGTCGTCAAGAACATCACCGATTACGGTGCGTTCGTCGACCTGGGCGGCATCGACGGCCTGCTGCACGTCACCGACCTCAGCTACAAGCGCGTCAACCACCCGTCGGAAGTCCTGAACATCGGCGACACCGTCAAGGTTCAGATCATCCGCATCAACCGCGACACCCAGCGTATCTCGCTCGGCATGAAGCAGCTTGAGAGCGATCCTTGGGATGGTGCCGGTTCGAAGTATCCGGTCGGCGCGAAGCTGACCGGTCGCGTGACCAACATCACCGAATATGGCGCCTTCGTCGAGCTGGAAGCCGGTATCGAGGGTCTTGTCCACGTGTCGGAGATGAGCTGGACCAAGAAGAACGTCCATCCGGGCAAGATCGTGTCGACCAGCCAGGAAGTCGATGTGATGGTGCTCGAGGTCGATCAGGACAAGCGCCGCATCAGCCTTGGCCTCAAGCAGGCCCAGCAGAATCCGTGGGAAGCCTTTGCGGCTGCGCACCCGGTCGGCACCGAAGTCGAGGGCGAAGTCAAGAACGCCACCGAATTCGGCCTGTTCATCGGCCTGGACAACGACGTCGACGGCATGGTGCACATGTCGGACATCGCGTGGGGCATTTCGGGCGAGGACGCGCTGGCGCTGCATCGCAAGGGCGAGATGGTCAAGGCCGTCGTCCTGGCGGTCGAGCCGGACAAGGAACGCATCAGCCTCGGCATGAAGCAGCTTGAGCGCGGTGGCGTGCCGACCCCGGCAGCAGGCGGCGCAGGTTCGCGCGTCAACAAGAACGAGGTGGTCACCGTGACCGTGCTCGAAGTCCGCGACGCGGGTCTCGAAGTCCAGGTGGGCGACGATGGCGTGACCGGCTTCATCAAGCGCACCGACCTTGGCCGCGACCGCGACGAGCAGCGTCCGGAGCGCTTCCAGGTCGGCCAGAAGTTCGACGCGATGGT
- a CDS encoding STAS/SEC14 domain-containing protein, translating into MASIPGQYEIVRDDRLGLIRISCTGLRLGEEVDRYLAVLGPIVNDVRACHGRVRVLADLRNAPVRTQEAADRMRAGNLRLYRAGDRIALIVESSLLKMQLRRTLVEYQNIFVSPNAAETWVTADV; encoded by the coding sequence GTGGCATCCATTCCGGGGCAATATGAAATCGTCCGCGACGATCGTCTGGGCCTGATCCGGATCAGCTGCACCGGCCTGCGCCTTGGCGAAGAGGTCGATCGTTACCTCGCCGTGCTTGGGCCGATCGTCAACGACGTGCGCGCCTGCCATGGCCGCGTGCGCGTCCTTGCCGACCTGCGCAACGCGCCGGTCCGGACGCAGGAGGCGGCAGACCGGATGCGCGCGGGCAATCTGCGGCTCTATCGCGCCGGCGACCGCATCGCCTTGATCGTCGAGTCCAGCCTGCTCAAGATGCAGCTGCGGCGGACTTTGGTCGAGTATCAGAACATCTTCGTGTCGCCG